One Myxococcus stipitatus genomic window, TACCAGTTCAACAGCAGGCCATTGAGGCGTGCGTCGAACTCGGCATGAGACCACCGCAACCACGCCTCCATCGCTGGAGTCAGGGGCAAGGCCCGGTTGACGCGCCCCGTGTAGTGGTAGTCCGCGCCGTAGGCCTGCTGCCAACGCGGCGTGCGGACCCGCCTCCCATGAATCATGATCTCGTGGAACTCCACCGGGTGGAGTGCCCACAGCGCCTCGAAGGCATCTGCCGTGAGCACGAGCTCGGGAGGCAGCTCCCCCACCAGGACCTCGTGTCCATCGCCGAGCGGAATCGAGCGGTACCCAGTCATGGACTGAACCTATGTCCAGCACCCCGACCGGGGCAAGGACCCGGAGGCCGTGCCCCCACCCCGGCGGAAGAACCCACTCGAGGTCCACGGTCCTCCCCGGAGCCCGGGGCTCCCTGACCCGCGAGAGCCCGGGTGCCCGTCCGCCACGGGCGACTCATCTCCGCCGTCAACCCGATGCCGCTGTGGGCCACGGTGGGAGTCAGGGTGACGAACCAGGACACCGGCGCGGAGCAGGCGTCAGCCAGGAGCAGCACCCCGGCGAGCAGATAGATGCGCCGACAACAGTTCACGAGGGCCTCGAGACGTGACGGCCCTCGAGACGGGCTTCCCCCGAATGCCCTGGCTTCGGAAACTGGGCAGCATCTGAATCTGAGCTACCCGTACAATCCGAGGACCGGTCGCGCCTCGGCCTGGGGAGAACGGCCTGAATCGGGCACCGGGTCGCGAGCCCCCGGCCACATCCAATTCACAAAGTCGCCCCGCCAGGCATCACATCGTGCGGAGCGGACCGTGGTCGTCGCAGTGCGAGTCGTGCACGTGGTGCAGGTGCCCCTCGACGAGGTAGTCGACGTGGTCCCCATGGGGGACGCCCTCGTGTCCGCAGTCCGGGCCGTGCTTGTGCCCCTGTGCGTGGCCCGTGCACTGATGGGACGGCGTACAGCGACTCGGGTTCGTCGCGTCCACCGCGATGGTACATTCATCGATGTGGCCGTTGTGGCTGTGGTGAAGGTGCCCCTCGTGCATGTAATCGACGTGGTCGCCGTGCTTCACCTGGGTGTGACCGCAGCCACCACCGTGAACGTGCTCGTGATTCGTGTGCGTCGTGTGCGCCATGTGCTGCCTCCGTCCACGGCGGTATAGGGAGCCGGAGGCCCGCCATGAAGCTCCCGAAATCGCCCCACTGTGCCCGGCACGACGAACCTGGAACGGCTCTTCATGATTCGAGACACGCGCTGGTCCTCGCGGCTTGGACGCGGGGCCAGACCCTCGGCGGCTTGATTGCCCGCATGACGCAGTCCGTGACTTGCCCCCCTGGGTGGCCCCTGCCTGAGGATTCGTTGAGTAGCGATTCGATAATCCCATGGCCCGTCCTGTCTCGATCCGCGACGAAGACATCCGGGCCATCTCCGCCATGGGCGCCGAGCGGGCACGCGTGTCGGAGGACATCATCTTCCGCCGCTTCACCGCGCTGTCCGTGGGGAAGCTCGAGCTCATCCCCAGACGTGCGCCTGGGTTCGGGCAGCCTGTGGTCGAGCGCCTCGGGAGGTCTCGACCTCATCAACGACTACGCACCGCTCGACGGCAACCGCGAGCGCATCGACTCCGACCTCCCGGGCTCGACGAAGCCAGCCCCGTACCTGCGCGCCTTAGCAGCAAATCGGTGGCGCTGTCCGACGCGGACGTCCGGCGGCTCATGAGAACCTATGCCCAATCCTTCATCACGCTGGTGGACGAGAAGATCGCGGACAAGAACGCCGTCGCCGAGGTGAAGGCAGCCACGCTCCAGGCCCAGCAAGCCCTGTGGATGGAGAATGACGAGGCGTATGTGGCCGCGATGCACAGCCTGGACGCGGCGGTGGCTCCGCTCAGCACGGGTGACCAGCACACCATCGCGGAGCTCGGCGCCCGGCTGCTCGAATCGGGCATCCCTGGAACGGGGACGACCCAGCCGTAGGCCCAAGCCTCGTTCGTGAAGCACCTGGAGGCACGTCAGGCGTCGAGCCTCCAGGCAGCTGTGCGAGGAGCTGGGCCGGCCGAGGCCTGGTGCGCGTGTCCGTGGCCATCATGGGGCGTACGCTCGCCGCCCTCGGCGTCCATGAGGTCGGATGGGTGGCGCTTCCCCATGTCCTCACGGCGCTCACCGTGCCGAGGTTCGACCACACCCTCTCGGGTTTCGGAACAGGCTCTCCGACCAGCGGCGATGGTGCTCGATGGCCGCGAGTCTCGTCTCAGGGAGGCAGGCAGACGTTCAGCACGAACGTGGCGGTCTTTGCCTCCGCGTCGTTGAAGGCGAGGTCGGGCAGTCCGTCCGCGTTCCAATCCGCGATGAGCGCATCCTGGGCGTAGAAGCCCCAGGAGGTCTGTGGCCCCAGGGTGAACGTGCTGGAGGACTGCTGCAGCACGAGTCGGCTCTTCTGCTCGGTGAAGGAGAACACGTCCATCTGGCCATCCGCGTTGAAGTCCGCCGTGAGGATGCCGAGACCCGCGCCGAGCCCCAGGGTGTGTCTCGGCGTCAGCGTGGGCTGACGGGCCGCATCGAAGGTGAGCAATCCGACCTCGCCCCGGTCGAGCAGCAGACCGACGGTGCCCTGCCCGTCCAGGTCCACGCGGCCCATGTTGCGGTGCGTGTACTCGCCGGTGAAGGTCGTCTGGCTGGCGAAACCGCCATCTCCCTTGCCCCAGAGCACGTAGACCTGGCCCAGGTCGAGGTCGGGATTGCCCGGGCGCATGAGCGCCAGGTCCATGTGTCCGTCCCGGTCCAGGTCGGCGGCGGTCAGCGTGTCCACGGTGTAGTTGGCCGTCACCTCGACGGAGACGCGAGGCGCGAACCGTCCACCGCCCGTGTTGAGCCACACGCTGAGGATGATCTTCGAGGACGTGTAACGCTCCGTCGACACCAGGTCGAACCGGCCATCCTCGTTCAGGTCCACCGCGATGAGCTCCGTCTGGTCGCTGACCTCCACGTAGCGCTCCGGGGGCGCGAAACCGCCGCTCGACAGGCGCCTGTAGATGACGAGCTGGGGCGAGGTCCCCACCGGCGTGGTGGTGATGGCGGCCAGATCCTCCCGCCCATCTTCATCCAGGTCCGCCGAGACGAGGTCCTCCACGCCACCGGTGGCCGTGCTCCCCGTCGGAGGCACGAAGACGGGGGAAAGCACCGCGGTGCTTCGCTCCGTGCTCCCGGACAGCGACAGATGGATGGCGTTCTTCTCCTTGCTGCCCGCGGCCAGGTCGGTGGCGCCGTCCCCGTTGAAGTCGCCGCTCGCGAGCCCTCCCGGCGCGCCATCCAACTGGATGCTGTCGGGGGTCAGCGCTCCGCCCCAGTACAGCCGGACGGCGGAGGTGTCCGCGAGCGCCACATCCGCCCGACCGTCGGCATCGAAGTCACCCGACGCGGGCGAGTAGACACTGCCGCTGAAGCCGAAGCTGCGCGGCGACGAGAAAGGCGTCGGAGCGGCGCTGCCCGGCAACACGTGAATCTGGGAGCCCGGGCTGCTGGTCAAGAACAGGTCCCTCTTGCCGTCGCCCGTGACATCCACCAGGAGGGGGCCGGTCCACAGGCTCCCCAGGGTCCGGGGATGAGCGACCGTGCTCATCAGGGCCAACGTCCCACCGGAGGGGCTGAAGACGCGGACCTTCTCCGTATCGAGGAGGGCCAGGTCGTCCGCCGCGCCGTCGTGGTCGAGGTCGCCCGCAACCAGGTTCCCGTAGCAACTGGTGCACGGCGCGTACACGGGGACCTTGAAGGAGCCCGTCCCCGTGCCGTTGGCCTGCACGATGCGGTTGTTGGCGCTGTCGAGCCGGGCGTAGTCCATGTACCCGTCCCCGTTGAAGTCGGCCACCACGGGGCAGTCGTACGTGTTGGAGGAGACGATGGTGGTGGGCGCGTAGAACGTGCCGTCGCCCTTGCCGCGATAGAGCAGCGTCGGACCGAGCTCCACGTGCGCGAAGAGGTCCAGCACCCCGTCCGCGTTGAAGTCGCGGGCGGTGAGGCAGTCGAAGGTCGTGGTGCGGTTGGTGCCCAGCGGCGTCGCGAGCGGCGACTGGAACGTGCCAGTCCCCCGTCCGAGGTAGACGGTGAAGCCCCCCGTCTTGTACGTGCTGTCGGTGTCCAGGATGGCGGCGACGTCCAGCTTCCCGTCCCCGTTGAAGTCCGCCACCACGGGCGGCGAGTGACTGAGGCTGTTGCCCGCGCTGATGGAGTCGGCCAGTCGGGTGAAGGTCCGACCAGGGCCACTGGTGAGCACGAAGATGTTGAACAGGTTGCCCACGACGACGTCCGCGCGCGAGTCCCCGTTGAAGTCACCGGCGCCCACGAAGTGCGCCACGGTGGAGAGGTCGTAGCTGGACACCGGGGTGAACGAGGAGGCCTCACACGCCAGGGGCACGACGTGGCGGTGGTACGCAGGAGCGGAGGGCCGCCCCGTCCCCGCGGCGTTGCGGGCCTTCACCTGGAACAGATAGGTCGTGCCGGAGGTCAGCCCCGGAATCGTCGCCACGAGCGTGCCCGAGGGGACGGTGACGGAACCGCCGCCGGGTGACGCGGTGACGACGTACTCGGTGACGGGGTCCGTGGCGGGCGCGGAGGCCGCGTTCCAGCGCACGACGGCGCCACCGACAGTGGAGAGTACGCGCACGTCCGTGGGCGCTCGGGGCTGGGCCCGCAGGAGGATGGGCTCGGAGGTGACGGGCGGCCCCGCCCCCACATCCGTCCTCGCGGTCAGCGTGAAGGTATAGGTGGAGTCGGCGGCGAGCCCGGAGAGCCGGACCACCGTGGGCGACGCGGGGAGGCTCTGATCCACGCCCGCGGGGGAGGACGTCAGCCGATAACCGGTGATGGGCCTGCCACCGTCCGAAGCCGGAGGGCGCCAGTCCAGCTCCACCTGCCCCTGGTGATAGACGCCCGTGAGATTGACGGGGGCCGAGGGCGGAGCGGGCAGCGTCACGGAGGCGGTGGTGGCGACCGCGCCCACGCCCGACGAGTTCTGCGCGGCCACGCCGAAGCTGTACGTGGCGCCATGGGTGAGGCCCGACACGAAGAGGCTCGTCGAGGTAGCGGAGGCGGTCTGCGACGTGCCGGTCGGATGCGTGGTGATGACGTAGCTGGTGATGCTCGCTCCGCCGTTGCTCGTGGGCACGTTCCACTTCACCGTCGCGGAGCCGACGCCGGGCACCACCGTGACGTCCTGGGGCGCACTGGGAACGGCGGCGGCCCGGACCGACGAGCTGGTGGTGGGCGACGAGTTGCCCACCGCGTTGGTGGCCACCAACGTGAACGTGTAGCTCACCCCGTTGGTGAGGCCGGTGACGACGGCGGACGGCTGCGTGGTGGTGAGGCTCTGCCCGCCCGGCGCGACGGTGAGGGTGTAGCCCTGGATGGGCTGCCCGCCGTTCGAGGGCGTGGTCCACTCCAGCTCCACCTGCTGGTTACCGCCCTTCAACCGCGACCAGGACGGCGTGCCCGGGACGTCGGAGGTGCGCACGGAGGCCGACGGACTGGAGGCCCGTCGGGTGCCATCCGCGAAGACCGCGGTGACGGTGACGCGATACTGCGTGCCGTTCGCCAGCCCCGTGACGAGCGCCGTGCGAGCCGCGGCCCCGACGGCGACCTTCGGACCCGAGGGCGAGGCGACGACCTCGAAGGAGGACAGCGCGCTGCCCGAGGTCGCTGGCGTGAAGCTCCAGGCGACGGACAGCTCGCGGATGCCCGGCGTGGCCGTCACGCCCGTGGGCACCGCCAGCTCCTGGGAACCGCCGTCGCTCCGGCCCGCGTCGGGCGCCCCCGCGTCACTTCGACCGGCGTCGGGTTGCTCGGGCTGCCCCGAGTCCGGCTCGCTCGCGTCGGGCCCTCCCGCGTCGGAGGTGGGCCCGGCGTCCGCTGGGAGGTTGTCACCGGGCTTCGTCGTGTCGTCGGATGACTTCTCACCACAGCCCACGGCGCCGAGACCGACGAGCGCCGCCGTCAGGAGGAGGACGAGTGTTCTCATGATGCGAGGGCTCTCCAGGCCGCCCGGAAATCCCAGGGGCGTTGTCCTCCCTCAACGACCCCTCTTCGAGAATGTCGCGAGGAATCCCGGTCGACGAACGGGGCGTCACTCGCTTGCGTCAACGACCGGTGTAGATGCCGATGGCGCCGGGTCGGGCGACGTTGTTCGCATCGTCACGTGTCGCCCGAAGGCCACCAACACCACGCGCGCGTCGCCTTCGCCCACCCCCTGGATGCTCCAGATGGACCGAGCTGCCAGCCCGCCCAGGGCCTTGGGGAAG contains:
- a CDS encoding FG-GAP-like repeat-containing protein, with the translated sequence MRTLVLLLTAALVGLGAVGCGEKSSDDTTKPGDNLPADAGPTSDAGGPDASEPDSGQPEQPDAGRSDAGAPDAGRSDGGSQELAVPTGVTATPGIRELSVAWSFTPATSGSALSSFEVVASPSGPKVAVGAAARTALVTGLANGTQYRVTVTAVFADGTRRASSPSASVRTSDVPGTPSWSRLKGGNQQVELEWTTPSNGGQPIQGYTLTVAPGGQSLTTTQPSAVVTGLTNGVSYTFTLVATNAVGNSSPTTSSSVRAAAVPSAPQDVTVVPGVGSATVKWNVPTSNGGASITSYVITTHPTGTSQTASATSTSLFVSGLTHGATYSFGVAAQNSSGVGAVATTASVTLPAPPSAPVNLTGVYHQGQVELDWRPPASDGGRPITGYRLTSSPAGVDQSLPASPTVVRLSGLAADSTYTFTLTARTDVGAGPPVTSEPILLRAQPRAPTDVRVLSTVGGAVVRWNAASAPATDPVTEYVVTASPGGGSVTVPSGTLVATIPGLTSGTTYLFQVKARNAAGTGRPSAPAYHRHVVPLACEASSFTPVSSYDLSTVAHFVGAGDFNGDSRADVVVGNLFNIFVLTSGPGRTFTRLADSISAGNSLSHSPPVVADFNGDGKLDVAAILDTDSTYKTGGFTVYLGRGTGTFQSPLATPLGTNRTTTFDCLTARDFNADGVLDLFAHVELGPTLLYRGKGDGTFYAPTTIVSSNTYDCPVVADFNGDGYMDYARLDSANNRIVQANGTGTGSFKVPVYAPCTSCYGNLVAGDLDHDGAADDLALLDTEKVRVFSPSGGTLALMSTVAHPRTLGSLWTGPLLVDVTGDGKRDLFLTSSPGSQIHVLPGSAAPTPFSSPRSFGFSGSVYSPASGDFDADGRADVALADTSAVRLYWGGALTPDSIQLDGAPGGLASGDFNGDGATDLAAGSKEKNAIHLSLSGSTERSTAVLSPVFVPPTGSTATGGVEDLVSADLDEDGREDLAAITTTPVGTSPQLVIYRRLSSGGFAPPERYVEVSDQTELIAVDLNEDGRFDLVSTERYTSSKIILSVWLNTGGGRFAPRVSVEVTANYTVDTLTAADLDRDGHMDLALMRPGNPDLDLGQVYVLWGKGDGGFASQTTFTGEYTHRNMGRVDLDGQGTVGLLLDRGEVGLLTFDAARQPTLTPRHTLGLGAGLGILTADFNADGQMDVFSFTEQKSRLVLQQSSSTFTLGPQTSWGFYAQDALIADWNADGLPDLAFNDAEAKTATFVLNVCLPP
- a CDS encoding alpha-ketoglutarate-dependent dioxygenase AlkB, whose product is MTGYRSIPLGDGHEVLVGELPPELVLTADAFEALWALHPVEFHEIMIHGRRVRTPRWQQAYGADYHYTGRVNRALPLTPAMEAWLRWSHAEFDARLNGLLLNWYEGSEDHYIGKHRDSDVNRVEGTPIVTLSFGEQRAFRMRPWKGEGFIDIPAVNGGVIVIPWSTNRAFTHEVPPSAQARGRRISVTIRAFSA